The DNA window gtcttccttttttccttttttgaatatcagggttatgttcccctttttccagtcagcagaaactttgccagattgccacgatttctcaaatatgatggaaagcggcttagcaactttgtccgccagctccctcaggacccgtgggtggatttcatcaggtcccatggacttatgcaccttcaggttccttaagaggtctcaaacctgatcttctcctactgtgggcagttcttcatttgcagagcccttgtttttgccttccgtgacttgggcagtgtggttagagcccttgccagtgaagactgaggcaaaaaagttgttcagtagctcagccttatccatatcctgggaggccaggtctcccgtttccttccggagagggcccacaacttccctagtcttgcctttatccctgacatatctgtagaagtttttcttattgtttttgatgtccctggctagatttagttctgcctgggctttcgcttgcctgatctggttcctggccactcggacagtttctttatattctgcccattctacccgtccctgcttccaccctctgtaggcctcccttttggtcctgagcttgtccagcagttccttgttcatccacacaggcctgctggctattttgcctgactacttttttgggatgcacctctcctgagcttggaggaggcgatccttgaatgccaaccagctttcttgggcccctctcccctccagttctttctcccacactaccctgccaatcagatctctcaggagaccaaagtctgctcttctgaagttcagggtagcgagcttgctgcacaccctcctcgctgccctatgaatcttgaattctaccatttcgtggtcgctgcagccaatgctacccttgaacttgacattccccaccagcccctccttgttggtaaggacaaggtccagcacggctcctctcctcgttggctcctcgatcatttgaagaagaaaattatcattaatgcattccaagaacttcctggatttcacatgccctgctgtgttgtccctccaacagatatcggggtggttgaaatcccccatgaggaccagggtgtgcgagtgcgatgctgctcctatctgcctatagagggcctcatcctccctgtcactctgatgaggtggtctgtagcagacccctactgtaacatcacctgcctctgttctccctttaatcctgacccataagctctccattggtctctaactcctcttgcttgttccccatgctgcatgcatttgtgtaaaggcacttcagctgggcacccaatggggctgacttactggctggaatgggtgcatttcctttgtgttgctcttcaggtggccttcctttgtggtgctttatctgtgtttcccagattccttttgcctcaggagcctcaaggacaggcctgatgttatcacccccctcccccttcacatctagtttaaagacctgtcaatcaaccccccaatctcttgggccagaatattcttccccctttgagagaggcatcttccatttcctgtcaacgagcccggtgccatataggccaacccactatcaaagtacccaaagttatggtggcgacaccagccacggagccatgtattgactgatttgatctgtctgctcctcccagcatcattgcctgccactggagggagtgatgaaaaaaaatcacctgcaccccggattcctttactaagcctcccaactccctgaagtctctctttatagctcttgagcttcgagtcgctgtctcctctgcgcctacatggaatatcagtagtggataacaatctgaggaccgtactaaaccaggaagtttcctggtgacatccttcacccaggctccaggaagagagcagacttccctctgaggagggtccacccggcacattgggccctctgttcccctcaggaaggagtccccaacaactataaccctttgttttttcttagagggtgtggtggtgatgcggggtatatgcttttttggcttaggaggcatctgtgttatagggtgctccttacctacttcctcactcaactggccattctcaagcagaacctcatatctgttcctcagaggtacttcacaggacgaggtaggtaaggtgggaggttgcctggtgccacgACCAGGAACCTGCTTCCACTCACTCTTTTCATTTATGCTTTcaccttcagcctgaccaagggtgcctgcaggggctcctggacccttgctgcctttctccctgttacccctcaacctttcaacttcttctttcagttctgccaccatgccAAGCAGATCACTGATccgttcacatcttatacagcaggtctcacagctatcacctgttaccagtaaaaggtcctggcactccctgcatcctgtgacctggacagccgcatgtttctgtgggagctctgtctgggttcccacatccattctgtttagggtcgagCACATGACCTTCCtccaggtggagaccatggctaaactcctaccgaggggggtgatgatcaccaggaggactcaccTGCCTAGCCAACAGAGCTTCGGATTCCCCCCTGCGTGCCCTTTGCCACTCTCCGCCCTTTACGGTCTTTCCCGGTGCATAGCAACCGGTTGCTGTGCTCCTGATAGGCCCCTTTTAGCCGGGGGGAGAGTGGTTCCGCCCATGCCGCCTCCgcagcccgcccacaagctgccggGTTCTGGCAGGGACCAGTCGCTTTTGCCGGCtacaaaagccctcaaaaagagctccttgccggtccttttagggttttttttttgccatgatcCCTTCCCACAGTGCCGCTTATCTCCACTGCAGCTGGCAGGCTGGTGCCATTCAGCAGTTGCTAGTATGTGAGTCTGTAGGTTTTGAGCAGGCTGGAGTTCACTATTGGCAGTAAATTCTGTCCTCACCCATGACCTGCATGGAGGCTAAGAGCTTCTGGGACTGTACTGGATCAGCCACAGCTCTGCCCATTCCCTACCCTAGAAATATCCAGTGCTCCTGAATACTAAAGATGATTGTatgatgatacaaaaaaaaattaaaaaaaaaatatctttctttcctAACAGGTTTGAAGACATGTAAATGAATGTCCTAgttctggcggggatagggttaattctccccaggatctagcagggacacaggtattccatcccatgtgagccatgcccagggggtagccgggagctggccgggggtggggcggggggcaggAAGTCGCATcttgggagcgggctggggcttcCCGGGTGCGGTGGTgagcggtggtatcgtaatcatgtttgtatattcctctgtccttgttactgttattgttttcttgtttcctttgctgttctgttaatctgcctttgtcccaacccacgagttttgcctttttcttctgattctcccctcacggccgtggggggtgtgtgtgtgccgAGAGAGAGgctgccacatggttctttgttgccgtctgaggctaaaccacgacaatgaacaagattatttttattccacaaaggacaaaaataattcATCTAGCAGCATATCCTTGCAGGCAGCCAAACCAAGATGCTGTTGCCATGGCATCTGTCCAATGTCTTCATAGCATCTTCCAGATTTCTGAGATCTaataagaaagaggaaaggaggcACTAGTTAAAAGACACATAGCAAGGTTGCTGGAAAAAATATGACCCAGTCCAGCCTGTAGGATGTATTCATACTTTGAattaattgggattttttttttctgtatggcaTTTCATCCATAGGACACTGagttttctcttttgatttttggcgaagaaaacagaattgctataaaaatattttcattaagtcAGTCAGGGCAAAATTAATTTTACCTAACTTCAGCCATCTATGTGCCTAGCCTAAGGGGGCTGTCTAGGCTCCTGTTAGAATTAATGGAAGAAGGGTTCCTCCCAAGGATGATTTATCCAGCCTACTTTAGACACCTAATTTAAGATGGGATGATTTACCCTTTGGAACCATTTATCTCTCTCCTTTAACTACAGCGGGActattgacgtgcggaaagcagactccacaacctgtgaggttgcaaagtaggtatgtttattcggcgccgggcagcacgggggggggggggggggggggggtcgctccaccaaaatcgtgcgcacccaccgcggcagttagcttagaatttatacaatcagatcttacatattcaaggggcgcctatacatatccataacctttccccgaaaaggcggtctttattacaatgagttacgagaaatcatttccatggtctccgcctttaactcctcccagccgcgcatgcgcagtgtctcctggtggtcgtgggccggggtctggGGATGAAGGCCGCACGTCTTCCTTGCTGTGTAcctcttgcttttaatgttaaCGTGTTGCTCCaagccacggggttgggaaaccagatgatctctgtcaggacaactgagaataccaattgttcccttatctcccatcgaggcccatgtgaccactttatggtttcaacacatcctttctttgcctaaacaccttggcaatggctttaggctatagatacacagcttaagccaagcaatggccctgctattaacccttgagtgttatttccccttatcactaTGGATGGACTAAATGCCTGGATTTTCAGGTGAGGTAAAATGAATATGAGCGAAGACCTCTGCCTTAGGTGGTACTCCAGGGAAAGAAATTGCCAATCAAAATGAAAGAGCTGAGTGAACAGCCTGGGCCATGCATTTGTGCATCTGGAAACAATGCAGCTAAAGTGAAAATGGCTTTTTACCCCATCCCTCAACCTTAGCAGAAGTCAAAAGCCTCCCAGTGCATAAATCAACGCCAAAGGAATTCAGTGAGAGGCCACATTCAGGAAACAAGTGAGGATAAATTAATATTGAGGCAACCATACAAAGCTGGTTTGTCCAGGAGTGAAAATGCAGCAGTCAGACACGGCTTAATTCCTTTGGGGATTGTGCCATGGGATGATGCCTTTTTCTGGACAATGAGCTCCATGTTACAGGGGTTCAACTGCCTACACGTTCATCGTGGGGGGGTTCCTCACAGTTTGCTGGCTTGTGGCAGGCCCAGACAGCTGCATTTTGGAATAACTGCATTCTTAGTCAGCTTCAGTAAACCAGAAGCAGAAGGAATGAGATCTAGCCTGCCAGATAAATACATACTTTTATCAAGAGCTGTTAGACAAGTTTATATAATTCTACAATCAAGGTTAAATAAATTGGTTTTATCATCAATTGCTGACTTTGTTTGAGACAAGTAGGTGTTGAACTGGTGATAAGATAAACACAAATTTCCTCAAGTTCTCTCTGTACATGTTATTTCCCCACAATTAACTCTTCTAAGATAAAATTGCCTATAGATTGTGAGTCTACTGAAGATGCGTGGTAGGCTGGCATGTGAAAATTTAAATGGTGCATCTGAATAAAAAACGATTTTGCATTAATGATGTCCATTACGATGCTTTAGACTGCAGGCAGACAGTCATGTGATGTGTCGGGGACTGGGGACAAGCAGAGTGTGCAGTAGGGGCTGCCTATTTTTTAAGGCAGTTGACTTTGAAAGTATGTATTACAGCCAAGAATACCCTGTCCCTGAATTTCAGTCAAGACAAATTTTCACTGAACACAGAAACAGAGCCAGGACTTGATTCTGCAGCCTGAAGTGGAGCTGTACCTGTGAATAGCAGCATGGGCATTATTGCAAAGAAGATGCATTAGAGTTAAAAATTATGTGCCAGTAAGGTAACTTAGGTGCgttaaatattttcttgaccAGGTAGAGACATATTTACTCAGAGATACTCCTTAGTCGTTACTTCCAGGACCAGTCATACCATGGCCTAAGACACATTGTGACACCCTAATAAACACCAGTTTTGGGGTGGTGTCACCGGGGGCAACCAAGCTTTTGGGGCCCAGGCCCCCGAGGGTCTCACTCAGGACACCAGGGCTTTCGGGGACCCCGGTCTGTCCCAGCAGGCCGGGTCCGGCAGGACGGGGCCACCACACAAAGGGGACTCCTGAGCACAATCTGGGCCGCGGCCAACCCAAGGAGCACATTCGCTCTCTGCCGCGCCAGGCCTCCTCAGCCGGGCCACCAGACCGGACCCCTCCGCCGCGCCCAACCGGACGCTTCCGGCGCGCACCCGGAAGCGTTTGCCGGGCTATAGCGGAAGCGAGGCGGGGTTCTACCCTTTTTGGTGCTGGCGCCTGGAGAAGATGGTGAGCGCTGGGTCTCAGCCGTGAGGTATCCGCTGCCATCTGCCGCCGCACCGGGCCCTGTGGGGCCGTGGGCCTCGTCTGGGGCGCGGGGCGGGCCTGCGCCCTGCTGTGGCTGGGCTCGGCGGCGGGACGGCGCTGCGGGGCCGAGGCCTGAGCGCCTGGCAGTGGGCGCCGCTCCTGGGCCGGGTGGTGGCGCGGGGTGTGTCGTCCTGGGCAGGGAGGCCGCGGTGGGGTGTGGGGCCGTGCTGCCGCCGGGGCGCCTCTGGGGTCTTCTTCGGGGTCTCCTCGGTGCTTGCTGCGGGCATAGCCAGGCTGGCGCTCTCCCCGGGGATGAGGCAGCCTTTCATATAACGTAGGGAGAGGGGGTTAGCTCGCCAAAGCCTCTTGTAGTGAGCGTACGGCTGATCTGCGTGGAATAAATACCTTTTCTCAGGAAAAAGCAGTTTACTGTTTATCACTCAGGAATTTGTGGCGGATGAGAAGGGAAGTGGAGATAAAACGAAGCCACAGAGTGGTTATTTCAGCACTGGGCGGGGAGGTAGGAATGGCAAAGAGGTGTAAGGAACTGATTTCTAAAAATGGAGGATACCTATAGATGAAACTAAGTTCAGCGTGCCTCTGACATGTTTATTAGACTTTGTGTATTTGTGAGTGTTTTTTAGAGGAGCTTATGCTTTGAGTTACGTGACTTGCAAGTGCTAGTGATATTTACAATGTGCAATgtcttgaaatgtttttcagaCGAAGGGTACATCGTCATTTGGTAAGCGACGAAATAAGACACACACCTTGTGTCGTCGATGTGGGTCCAAGGCATACCATCTGCAGAAATCTACCTGTGGGAAATGTGGTTACCCTGCTAAGCGTAAGAGAAAGTGTAAGTAACGCACTTGAGTTTAAAAACTTGtgtctctttcttgtcttcaatAGTCTGGCTTTTTTCCAACCAAGGAAGAATACTGTGTCACCTTGCAGtatttggagctttttttttttttttaaattaacactgATTTAACTATATTTCAGCTAATGTGTGCAGTATTACTGTATAGAAATTGACttaatttataacttttttcctttgcttctgtcaGATTGAATAGTGCTAGACATACTGTGAAACTAATTATTTAATACAGATGAGCAACAGTAACTTCTGTGTTCTAGATAACTGGAGTACAAAAGCTAAAAGACGCAACACCACTGGTACTGGTCGCATGAGGCACCTGAAAAGGGTCTACCGTCGATTCAGGTATGATATTTTATTACAAACTAGGGTAATGTGAAATCTTTCatggatttcactgaattataAAATTTGTTATTTGAAGTTAACGCTCTTATTTAGTACATTTAATGTGGTAtagtctttctttttaaatatattgtggAAATAAATGATGCCTTATATCTTCAAAGAAATATGCTGCCAATTATAAAAAGCTCACTCATCGTTAACACATAGGATGTATAGCAAGCTCTGATGTTTCTGTTAAGTGTAGATAGTACAGAACATAAAGGGTATTGTAATAAAATGCCAACATTTGAAAAGGTATGCTTTGTGTAACATTGCCTCTATTTGTGAGTCAGTGAAATTGCCGGTACACTGAAGCGTGGGTTTTTGTAAGAGACAAGTCTTGAAACGCATTCCAATcccctcttgccccccccccccccaaaaagtcaGAATTGAAATACTTCAGTAGTCACACTCTAATTTAGAGTTCAGCCAGCAGTAAGTAACTAACATCAGATTCTGAGTTACAGGTTTCTAAAATGTGTTGTAAAGCTTTGAGTTGTACTTACAAGGTACTGTACTGTTAAACTCATTAAGAATTTCTTTTGTATGACCTCTGTGTTCTAAAACAGAGCTATGTAACCTCTGGCCTAATAAACCAGAAAGCTGGATGAAAAAGCAAGCAATTCCAGAGTTTTCCCAAAAAATTAATTGGATTTAATAGTAAAAAGTAGAAGTCTTTTAAGTCCTCAACCTAGGTGCAGTTGAGGGATCCattcatctgtggtttttttggtgagtGCAGTCTTTTGGTGAGCAGCAGCCAGAAAATACCTTACGATGTGCAACTGCAGCCTGATTTCCACCAAGTGTTGCTGAAGTAGAAATGTCATATCCAAAAGCAAGCTTGAGGCTGACTCTTCTTTTGTCATGCCTGTCTTAATCTCTGGTTGGAGACATAAAAGACTTCTGTAAGAAATGGACTTGCACTTCAGTACtaacaaatgtgaaaaaataacCTGGAGCAGAAATCACCCTTTCAAAAAGTGGTAACCATATTTCTACTTGTAGGAATGGATTCCGTGAGGGAACCATGCCGAAGCCCAAGAGAGCAGCTGTTGCAGCCTCCAGTTCATCATAAAGGCTCAtctatttgttaaaataaatggtCTTATCCAGAAAATGTCACCTTTTATACGTGTTTTACTTCAGTGAAATATGAGATTcctgaaaatacatatatttacacacacaaaatcttGATGGTATGCACTAAAGCAATTCATTAAAAAtactcctttgatttttttttttttttcatttgatagcACCCCCACCTTGAAAAGGACCATTACCTCtgtgctgaaattaaaaagaggCTTCTATGTGTTACTCAAAAGAACTCGCCTGCaagagaaatggaatattggCACTATGGACTGAGTTTTGTTGTGCCCTAGCGTGGAGAGTCAGAATTTCTCAAAGATATTAACTTGAATAATGGCTTTAAGTGCTCTTCTGGAAGGGAATAGTTGAAGAGGGATTCCCAGTCTTCGCCATTGTTCTGTGGTTCTGAAAGGCATGCAGAAGTATTGCCTGTTCATTGCTTTTGGGGTAAAAAGAAACTCCAAAGTCTGGAGCACACCTACTACCAGATGTGAAGGGACTGGAGATCTGCTGTAGTTGAGACAGAAGTTACCCAAATGGTCTGGGAAGGTCAGTGTGGAAAGCTGGCACACAAATAGATCAGAGTTAATTATGCTGGGCGTAAACAATAAATGGTAGGTAGTATGATACGGAAGTCAGTGACTTGGGGATATGTTTGAATTATGGATTGATACCTGATAAACTTGTACCCTACATGGTGTTACTGGGTCACTCAGCTGGTTCTCAaactcagc is part of the Numenius arquata chromosome W, bNumArq3.hap1.1, whole genome shotgun sequence genome and encodes:
- the LOC141476646 gene encoding large ribosomal subunit protein eL37-like → MTKGTSSFGKRRNKTHTLCRRCGSKAYHLQKSTCGKCGYPAKRKRKYNWSTKAKRRNTTGTGRMRHLKRVYRRFRNGFREGTMPKPKRAAVAASSSS